One genomic region from Nocardia vinacea encodes:
- a CDS encoding mycofactocin-coupled SDR family oxidoreductase, giving the protein MTGRVEGKVAFITGAARGQGRSHAVRLAQEGADIIAIDVCKQLDRVPFPMPTPEDLATTADLVKAEGRRVVTAEVDVRDYAALKAAVDSGVEQLGRLDIIIANAGLANQGGQLVDLEEDLWEDMIGVNLGGVWKSVKAAVPHMIAAGRGGSIILTSSVGGLKAYPQVGHYVAAKHGVVGLMRTFAVELGQHMIRVNSVHPTHVNTDMLLNEGTFKLFRPDLENPGPKDLEPICQMFHTLPVPWVEPSDISNAVLYLASDESRYVTGVPLPIDAGSMLK; this is encoded by the coding sequence ATGACCGGACGGGTCGAAGGAAAGGTCGCATTCATCACCGGCGCGGCGCGCGGCCAGGGTCGCAGCCACGCCGTGCGGCTGGCGCAGGAGGGCGCCGACATCATTGCCATCGACGTCTGCAAACAGCTGGATAGGGTGCCCTTTCCGATGCCGACGCCGGAAGACTTGGCGACCACGGCCGATCTCGTCAAGGCCGAAGGCCGGCGCGTCGTCACCGCCGAGGTCGACGTGCGTGACTACGCGGCGCTGAAGGCGGCGGTGGATAGTGGCGTCGAGCAGCTGGGCCGACTCGACATCATCATCGCGAACGCGGGCCTCGCCAACCAAGGTGGTCAGCTGGTCGATCTCGAGGAAGACCTCTGGGAGGACATGATCGGAGTGAACCTCGGTGGGGTGTGGAAGAGCGTGAAAGCTGCTGTGCCGCATATGATCGCGGCTGGCCGTGGCGGCTCGATCATCCTCACCAGCTCGGTCGGCGGTCTCAAGGCGTACCCGCAGGTCGGGCACTACGTCGCGGCCAAGCACGGTGTGGTCGGCCTCATGCGAACCTTCGCCGTCGAGTTGGGCCAGCATATGATCCGGGTCAATTCGGTGCATCCCACGCACGTCAACACAGACATGCTCTTGAACGAGGGAACTTTCAAGCTGTTCCGCCCCGACCTGGAGAATCCGGGCCCGAAGGATCTCGAGCCGATCTGCCAGATGTTCCACACCCTGCCGGTGCCGTGGGTGGAGCCGAGCGACATCAGCAATGCGGTGCTCTACCTGGCCTCCGACGAATCCCGCTACGTGACCGGCGTACCTTTGCCGATCGACGCGGGCAGCATGCTGAAGTAG
- a CDS encoding NAD-dependent epimerase/dehydratase family protein produces the protein MTQSKKLVIGASGFLGSHVTRRLAADGADVRVMLRPSSSTLGIDDLDVERVYGDVFDDVALRSAMRGCDVVYYCVVDARMWLRDPAPLFRTNVEGLRHVLDAAVAAGPDKFVFTSTAGTLAISNQRPVTEDDPHNWDDGGPYIAARVAAEDLVMRYVREKSLPAVAMCISTTYGPGDWGPTPHGSVIARVAAGRFPFYLDFSSEVVGIEDAARAMVLAGTHGSPGERYIISDRYMSSREVHEIAAAAVGARAPRIGLPLGLLYFAARGNDLAARLLNRDLPFATVGLRMAELMSPLDHGKAERELGWKPEPVENSIRRAAEFFEHRRRGWRTA, from the coding sequence ATGACACAGTCGAAGAAGCTGGTCATCGGGGCCAGCGGTTTCCTGGGCAGCCACGTCACCCGTCGGTTGGCGGCAGATGGCGCGGACGTACGGGTGATGCTGCGCCCCTCCAGTTCGACGTTGGGGATCGATGACCTCGATGTCGAACGCGTTTACGGTGACGTCTTCGACGACGTCGCACTGCGCTCGGCGATGAGGGGGTGTGACGTCGTCTACTACTGTGTCGTGGACGCGCGGATGTGGTTACGCGATCCGGCGCCCCTGTTCCGCACCAATGTCGAAGGCTTACGGCATGTGCTGGACGCCGCGGTCGCGGCCGGTCCGGACAAATTCGTCTTCACAAGTACCGCCGGAACGCTGGCCATCAGCAACCAGCGCCCGGTCACCGAGGACGACCCGCACAATTGGGACGATGGCGGTCCGTACATCGCGGCCAGAGTCGCGGCTGAGGATCTCGTGATGCGCTACGTCAGGGAGAAGTCTCTTCCGGCAGTGGCCATGTGCATCTCCACGACCTATGGCCCCGGCGACTGGGGGCCGACACCGCACGGTTCGGTGATCGCCCGGGTTGCCGCCGGGCGGTTCCCGTTCTATCTCGACTTCTCCTCGGAGGTGGTCGGCATCGAGGACGCCGCGCGTGCGATGGTCCTCGCGGGCACCCATGGCAGTCCCGGCGAGCGGTACATCATTTCCGACCGCTACATGAGCAGCCGCGAGGTCCACGAGATCGCCGCTGCTGCTGTGGGAGCCCGCGCACCGCGCATCGGCTTGCCCCTGGGACTGCTCTACTTCGCTGCCCGCGGCAACGACCTCGCCGCCCGTCTGTTGAACCGCGATCTCCCATTCGCCACAGTCGGGTTGCGTATGGCCGAGTTGATGTCGCCGCTCGACCACGGCAAGGCCGAGCGCGAACTCGGCTGGAAGCCCGAGCCGGTGGAGAATTCGATCCGCCGCGCTGCGGAGTTCTTCGAGCACCGCCGACGGGGATGGCGAACGGCATGA
- a CDS encoding cytochrome P450 gives MFKRLREELPVYYNEQHDFYAISRWADVNAALLDTGTYSSARGAILELIKAGIEMPPGILIFEDPPVHDIHRKLLSRMFTPRKIRELEDKIRQFCVRSLDPLVGTGRLDFIADIGAQMPMRTIGMLLGIPEEDQEAIRDFANDQMRTEEGQPMKAASEGLATGEIFSAYIDWRAEHPSDDIMTELLNVEFEDENGVVRRLTRDELLIYVNVVAGAGNETTTRLIGWAGKVLAEHPDQRRELVENPRLIPNAVEELLRFEPPAPHVARYVTRDVELHGRTVPEGSVMMMLIGAANRDHRQFPADGDVFDIHRDTRQHLTFSVGTHYCMGSALARLEGRIALEEILARFPEWEVDMASAKLSPTSTVRGWETLPAFTS, from the coding sequence ATGTTCAAGCGGCTCCGCGAAGAGCTGCCTGTCTATTACAACGAGCAGCACGACTTCTACGCGATCAGCCGGTGGGCCGATGTGAATGCGGCACTGCTCGATACGGGTACCTATAGTTCCGCCCGCGGAGCCATCCTCGAACTGATCAAGGCCGGAATCGAGATGCCGCCGGGAATTCTGATCTTCGAGGATCCGCCGGTCCACGACATTCACCGAAAGCTCTTGTCGCGCATGTTCACTCCGCGCAAGATCCGGGAACTCGAGGACAAGATTCGCCAATTCTGTGTCCGCAGCCTCGATCCATTGGTCGGCACCGGTCGGCTGGATTTCATCGCCGATATCGGCGCGCAGATGCCGATGCGCACGATCGGCATGCTGCTCGGCATTCCCGAGGAGGATCAGGAAGCGATCCGAGACTTCGCGAACGATCAGATGCGGACGGAGGAAGGCCAGCCGATGAAGGCTGCCTCGGAGGGGCTTGCCACCGGCGAAATCTTCTCCGCGTATATCGATTGGCGTGCCGAGCACCCGTCCGACGACATCATGACCGAGCTGCTCAACGTGGAGTTCGAGGACGAGAACGGAGTCGTGCGGCGACTGACCCGCGATGAATTGCTGATCTACGTGAACGTGGTTGCCGGTGCCGGTAATGAGACCACGACGAGGCTGATCGGTTGGGCGGGCAAGGTTCTCGCCGAACATCCTGACCAACGGCGTGAACTGGTCGAGAACCCGCGGCTCATTCCGAACGCGGTCGAGGAACTGCTCCGGTTCGAGCCCCCCGCGCCACACGTCGCGCGTTATGTGACTCGGGATGTCGAACTGCACGGCCGGACGGTTCCGGAGGGCAGCGTCATGATGATGCTCATCGGGGCGGCGAACCGCGACCACCGGCAATTCCCAGCGGACGGCGATGTTTTCGACATCCATCGGGACACCCGCCAACACCTGACCTTCAGCGTGGGCACGCACTACTGCATGGGGTCGGCGCTGGCTCGGTTGGAGGGGCGGATCGCGCTGGAGGAGATCTTGGCGCGGTTCCCCGAGTGGGAGGTCGACATGGCCAGCGCCAAGTTGTCGCCCACCTCGACCGTCCGCGGTTGGGAAACGTTGCCCGCCTTCACATCTTGA
- a CDS encoding MlaD family protein, whose amino-acid sequence MKTAVILEPPARALVYTVRQMSRHRLLTSCIGLLLVLVLGLGYLLLGSLQLDPFRSQYQVRVELAQSGGLLPGQDVTLRGVRVGRVRSVGVDGEKVVAVADLRSGVRIPRTGEVRVASLSAAGEQYLDFLPASENGPYLADGDVVAKERTSTPVTLATMLASMSGTLAQLDPAQIEAIVRELGASSAAPEKLAAIVDGGMFLLSTLDSVLPQTVSLLHNSKSVLFTLRDAAPGLEATAADLAQTMAGVGSMTGGYQTLVDNTPAALTAVDKIIADNSPTMVQLLGNLATTSQMAYVHVPALQEFFFPQQRTGSTLDAIISALHDGGVWAVASVYPKYACDYDLPRLPGTIPDSPEPYLHARCTNTDPSLMPRGAANAPRPPGDNTATIPPGVDPQQRADPTPTGPYSVPPTYGGPFVQGR is encoded by the coding sequence ATGAAAACAGCCGTAATTTTGGAACCACCCGCGCGGGCGCTGGTGTACACGGTGCGGCAAATGTCGCGCCACCGCCTGCTGACCTCGTGCATCGGCCTACTGCTCGTTCTGGTCCTCGGGCTCGGGTACCTGCTGTTGGGCTCCCTGCAACTCGATCCGTTCCGGTCGCAATACCAGGTACGGGTCGAACTGGCCCAATCCGGCGGCCTGCTGCCCGGTCAGGACGTCACGCTGCGCGGCGTCCGGGTTGGCCGCGTGCGGTCGGTGGGCGTTGACGGCGAGAAGGTCGTCGCCGTTGCCGACCTCCGCTCCGGTGTGCGGATCCCACGTACCGGCGAGGTTCGGGTTGCCTCGTTGTCGGCGGCTGGCGAACAATATCTGGACTTCCTGCCCGCATCCGAGAACGGGCCGTATCTGGCCGACGGCGACGTCGTCGCCAAAGAGCGGACGTCCACACCGGTCACGTTGGCCACCATGCTCGCCAGCATGAGCGGAACGCTGGCGCAGCTGGATCCGGCCCAGATCGAGGCGATAGTGCGCGAACTCGGCGCGAGTTCGGCAGCACCCGAGAAACTGGCCGCCATCGTCGACGGCGGTATGTTCCTACTCTCTACCTTGGATTCGGTTCTGCCGCAGACGGTTTCGCTGCTGCACAACAGTAAGTCAGTGCTCTTCACGCTGCGCGACGCCGCTCCGGGGCTGGAGGCGACCGCCGCCGACCTGGCACAGACGATGGCCGGGGTCGGATCGATGACCGGCGGTTACCAGACCCTGGTCGACAACACACCGGCCGCGCTTACCGCGGTGGACAAGATCATCGCCGACAACTCGCCGACCATGGTGCAGCTGCTGGGCAACCTGGCCACCACCTCACAGATGGCCTACGTACACGTGCCGGCGCTGCAAGAATTCTTCTTCCCACAGCAGCGCACCGGCTCGACGCTCGATGCCATCATCTCGGCCCTGCACGACGGCGGGGTGTGGGCCGTTGCGAGTGTCTACCCGAAGTATGCGTGCGACTACGACCTGCCGCGCCTACCAGGCACCATTCCGGATTCCCCGGAACCCTACCTGCACGCCCGGTGTACGAATACCGATCCGTCGCTGATGCCACGTGGCGCGGCGAACGCGCCCCGGCCGCCCGGCGACAACACGGCCACCATCCCACCCGGCGTGGATCCGCAGCAGCGCGCGGACCCGACACCGACCGGGCCGTACTCCGTGCCACCGACGTACGGCGGCCCATTCGTGCAAGGGAGATAG